Proteins encoded by one window of Cryptococcus gattii WM276 chromosome K, complete sequence:
- a CDS encoding Hypothetical protein (Similar to TIGR gene model, INSD accession AAW46136.1; CNK00900), which yields MKHFLSIFKPPKPVQNAKPVTAAGKSTTNGKQPLRQTITTQNAKQALSQSQSQVTFQAQGSKTKNSLDVQAAAAKQDLSTIKQQESLVIMKTTLEASLGAICYLRRLLPEDSFSDTYMTDSIPLAGKSADQQYQMSQPDPNGSQQPGGGKGFKYPRIKGDSSPEGAKILKFVEEGVMDAVSKGYLRSFMFIIFLDKDDPQNIVESYTYNFFYSGPSNIPSIDMTHQIAGEVSTADTPGIGDPRTHQDVRRSVKTLMKTLILSCQKLTDLPRQRYVDFKLSYNENAPKDLSVTTQSVVQLLPARTDSDERKVSGEEDDLEKERAEQLKAAQKRKVAWPVYDRKAYEQPDDTYNILKQPLGTLLANGNILPFPAPSAPSAEKSATGKKRTHQTPGGYPKRLLILMVRPNITTALKTITNDIGRIADGETDYCGSMAIIPPALVQTALGRSTRSASATSAHQDRSASEDVPNSYSALMAPWNETDETQERGPLWPKSLNESSERPKKAQRTNDKSHATDINQAKKENSNAKLMKPSKQKNPKVKADKSPKSASSSKPTSRSRSSVTPTSTPQKSKDSTPRKRATPPARRMLARAAEASRTSPSKKKTSRKATPRTDSHLVEASEDKVNCFCGAQDEVDGSMQCDGCGNWVHCPCVGFSELKAAAQVDNWYCLICKMERVEGQKWTKLQLQRSDRRALLSVRQQGGIGKAAPLRDALGCSVNALAIICKQLYSEGFIDAPFGSRKKKGAFYRWVQSPEINKRFSEYFEPGGGIEGELFELYRVQSLEVRPIRYIIRSDIECCE from the exons ATGAAGCACTTCCTTTCCATATTC AAACCTCCAAAACCCGTTCAGAACGCCAAACCCGTCACAGCTGCCGGTAAATCTACTACAAACGGGAAGCAGCCACTTCGACAGACGATCACCACTCAAAATGCCAAGCAGGCGCTTTCTCAATCTCAATCCCAGGTCACCTTTCAAGCTCAGGGATCCAAGACAAAGAACAGTCTTGATGTTCaggctgctgctgccaaACAAGATCTTTCCACAATCAAGCAGCAGGAAAGTTTAGTAATCATGAAGACCACATTGGAGGCTAGTCTGGGGGCGATTTGTTATCTTCG ACGGCTCCTGCCCGAGGATAGCTTCTCAGACACATACATGACTGACTCTATTCCCCTAGCCGGAAAGAGTGCGGATCAGCAGTATCAGATGAGTCAACCTGATCCCAATGGTTCGCAGCAACCTGGAGGCGGCAAAGGATTCAAATACCCCAGAATTAAGGGAGATAGCTC GCCAGAAGGAGCCAAGATACTGAAGTTCGTTGAAGAAGGCGTGATGGATGCGGTGTCCAAAGGCTACCTTCGATCATTCATGTTCATTATTTTCCTCGACAAAGATGATCCTCAAAA TATAGTGGAGTCCTACACTTACAACTTTTTTTACTCGGGACCATCCAATATCCCTTCCATTGACATGACACATCAAATCGCAGGCGAGGTCTCAACTGCTGACACACCGGGAATTGGGGATCCAAGAACTCATCAGGATGTCAGGCGATCGGTCAAA ACATTGATGAAAACTCTCATCTTGAGCTGCCAGAAGCTCACTGACCTTCCGC GACAACGATATGTTGATTTCAAGCTCTCCTACAACGAGAATGCGCCGAAAGA TCTCTCCGTTACTACCCAGTCTGTTGTACAGCTCCTTCCGGCGCGTACAGACTCGGATGAACGAAAAGTTTctggagaagaagatgacCTCGAAAAAGAACGAGCTGAGCAGTTGAAGGCTGCCCAGAAGAGAAAGGTTGCATGG CCTGTTTACGATCGAAAAGCGTACGAACAACCTGACGACACCTACAATATTCTCAAGCAACCTTTGGGTACACTTCTTGCCAATGGTAATATCCTGCCTTTCCCTGCGCCGAGTGCACCTTCCGCGGAGAAGAGTGCCACTGGGAAGAAGCGAACTCATCAGACC CCAGGGGGATATCCCAAACGGCTTTTGATACTGATGGTACGCCCCAACATTACGACTGCTCTCAAAACTATAACTAATGATATTGGCCGTATAGCTGATGGAGAAACTGATTATTGTGGAAGCATGGCCATCATCCCTCCCGCACTTGTTCAAACCGCTCTCGGTCGCTCAACTCGATCTGCATCTGCCACATCTGCTCATCAAGATAGGTCTGCATCGGAGGACGTCCCCAATTCCTACTCAGCTCTTATGGCCCCCTGGAACGAAACCGACGAGACCCAGGAACGCGGACCCCTATGGCCCAAGTCCCTTAACGAGTCATCCGAACGCCCGAAGAAGGCCCAGAGGACAAACGACAAGTCTCACGCAACAGATATTAACCAGGCTAAAAAGGAAAATTCCAACGCCAAGCTTATGAAACCCAGCAAACAGAAAAACCCCAAGGTCAAAGCGGACAAGTCACCTAAATCTGCCTCTTCGTCCAAGCCAACTTCTAGGTCCAGGTCTTCAGTTACGCCTACCAGCACTCCTCAAAAGTCCAAGGATTCCACACCCCGCAAACGTGCCACTCCCCCGGCTAGGAGGATGCTTGCTCGCGCTGCTGAGGCCTCCAGGACGTCCCCatcgaagaagaagacttCAAGGAAGGCCACCCCACGAACAGATAGCCATCTAGTGGAAGCCAGCGAGGACAAGGTTAACTGCTTCTGTGGAGCGCAGGATGAAGTAGATGGGAGTATGCAGTGTGATGGATGCGGAAACTGGGTACATTGCCCCTGTGTAGG CTTCTCTGAGCTCAAAGCTGCTGCTCAAGTAGATAATTGGTACTGCCTTATATGTAAGATGGAGCGTGTAGAGGGACAGAAGTGGACCAAACTACAGCTGCAAAGA AGTGATAGACGTGCTCTTTTGAGTGTGAGGCAGCAAGGGGGCATCGGCAAGGCCGCGCCACTGAGGGATGCACTTG GATGCTCAGTAAATGCCTTGGCCATTATTTGCAAGCAGCTTTACTCAGAAG GTTTCATTGATGCTCCTTTCG GTTCGCGGAAGAAAAAGGGTGCATTTTACAGATGGGTTCAATCGCCCGAGATAAACAAACGATTTTCAGAATACTTCGAACCAGGTGGCGGTATAGAAGGGGAGCTTTTCGAACTTTACAGGGTTCAGTCATTAGAGGTGAGGCCAATCCGCTATATAATCAGGAGCGATATTGAGTGTTGCGAGTAG
- a CDS encoding DNA ligase (ATP), putative (Similar to TIGR gene model, INSD accession AAW46139.1), translating to MAVHAPYYHAPPPTQEINGEKPTLTAATTLERPADCINRGQYPAFYIICGYLNRLRADAPHKKYELLMRIFGNWREKVGPDLYPLIRLLLPDKDRERPVYNLKESMLARCYIDILSLEKHSEAAQRLIKWKQPAEGSSNPTGDFAKVCYNEIKARSTVEEGQLSVEAVNMLLDKLAVGKMKQAEYVPILKAINMQCTAEEQEWIIRIILKDLHISIRERGVLSAFHPDAIDLYNICSDLKRVCWTLYDPGFRLNKNETHLELFHSFVPQLCGRMNDTSLENIAKAIGAPKEFIMEEKLDGERIQLHMRGNGAQWFYCSRKAKDYTYLYGAHPGEGSLTRYIANAFQDNVRNIILDGEMMVWDPVVERYLAFGTLKSAALDHFNDETAPRPCFKVFDILFLNDHCLSRKRLSERKRLLRSGKIFKNIEDYKGRLEFVDEKRGKSAKDIREYLERVVETKGEGLVVKKTDVIYQTNSRGYDWIKVKPEYSDQMGENLEVLVLGGWWGKGGRSGKISRLLCGLREQAFDDGTLQDFLFNRFWNELFRLRVDFHKKHWKPFDRSNPPAFMKLGPVGLDDKPDVYIEPENSFVIEVKASEIVPAGGGYGIGFTLRFPRCKYIYYDRNSRDYELDDDWDFCGTRKLTEWADFMDLFSRPKRSYDDSQGPGKKKKRKVVRSKKNHITTNFRGQKLSNIDVETSIFSDMTFYIAKGTSEYPKADLEALVHKHGADFTQAQLSDLSAIVISPDQKSPLVRAQIRHGVNVIKPEWIFESIARRKALPLLKEFLVYASEEAQEGRYYNKTLEQYDKISFVRDRTGETLFEEDGDADVEEEAMDDEDKDEIDMEEAREAKDRRMAREDLKERESNRSLEQKKLQEAWGLRSRASTGGSDSEAEEIKSLKEESDTDSERIRRLRAIYQDEEDEENDSHESDVGVDGDGYRLVPLNELNDKEEGFMGESPEAMHYDEDRIFYHLAFYIDTPENAAVNGLESSSPSLNAQERLAKIEKLLVEKGGRAVKSISDPKLTHIIMDDEDSGRYVELTRKTALPKRKHIVTPKWVEDCVDEETLLDEDLYKPR from the exons AAGATAGGGAAAGGCCCGTGTATAATTTGAAAGAGTCAATGTTAGCTCGATGCTACATCGATATATTGTCGTTGGAGAAGCATAGCGAGGCGGCTCAGAGGCTGATCAAATGGAAGCAACCTGCAGAAGGT TCCTCAAATCCAACCGGAGATTTTGCGAAAGTCTGTTACAATGAGATAAAAGCTCGATCCACCGTGGAGGAAGGTCAGTTGAGTGTTGAGGCGGTAAATATGCTTCTTGATAAGCTTGCCGTTGGGAAAATGAAGCA AGCAGAATACGTGCCGATACTCAAGGCTATCAATATGCAATGCACAGCTGAGGAACAAGAATGGATTATCCGCATCATTCTCAAAG ACTTGCACATTTCAATACGTGAACGAGGAGTTTTATCAGCGTTCCATCCTGATGCGATAGATCTGTATAACATCTGTTCAGACCTTAAGCGTGTCTGTTGGACTTTATATGATCCCGGCTTCAGGCTCAATAAAAAT GAGACACATCTTGAATTATTCCACTCCTTTGTCCCCCAATTATGTGGCCGCATGAATGATACGTCGCTTGAAAATATTGCAAAGGCCATTGGAGCTCCAAAAGAATTCATCATGGAAGAAAAGTTGGACGGGGAGAGGATACAATTACACATGAGAGGCAATGGTGCACAATGGTTCTATTGTTCAAGGAAAGCTAAAGACTATA CATATCTGTATGGTGCCCATCCAGGAGAGGGAAGTTTGACTCGCTATATAGCTAATGCCTTCCAGGACAATGTAAGAAA TATCATTCTTGATGGGGAAATGATGGTTTGGGATCCTGTAGTGGAACGTTACCTGGCTTTCGGAACCCTCAAGTCGGCTGCACTTG ACCATTTCAATGATGAAACCGCCCCGCGTCCATGTT TTAAAGTATTTGACATACTTTTCTTGAACGATCATTGCCTTTCCCGCAAACGTTTATCAGAACGCAAGCGCCTTCTTCGTTCTGGAAAAATTTTCAAGAATATTGAGGATTACAAGGGGAGATTGGAATTCGTAGACGaaaaaagagggaagagcGCAAAGGACATTAGGGAGTATTTGGAGAGAGTGGTCGAAACCAA GGGCGAGGGTCTAGTGGTTAAGAAGACGGATGTAATCTATCAAACAAACTCGAGAGGATATGACTGGATCAAGGTCAAGCCCGAGTATAGTGACCAAATGGGTGAG AATCTTGAAGTCTTAGTGTTGGGCGGATGGTGGGGTAAAGGAGGACGTTCAGGGAAGATTTCAAGATTACTCTGCGGATTAAGAGAGCAGGCGTTTGACGATGGCACA CTTCAAGACTTTCTGTTCAATCGGTTCTGGAATGAGCTATTCAGACTACGAGTGGATTTT CACAAGAAGCACTGGAAGCCCTTTGATAGGTCCAATCCACCCGCATTTATGAAACTTGGGCCAGTGGGCTTAGACGACAAGC CGGATGTTTATATCGAACCGGAGAA CTCTTTCGTCATCGAAGTTAAAGCGTCTGAAATTGTGCCGGCAG GCGGAGGCTACGGAATAGGATTTACTCTTCGTTTTCCACGCTGCAAATACATCTACTACGACAGGAATAGTCGAGACTATGAGCTGGACGATGA CTGGGATTTTTGTGGGACCAGGAAACTCACAGAATGGGCAGATTTCATGGACCTCTTCTcaaggcccaaaagatCATATGATGATAGTCAAGGTCCTGG gaaaaaaaagaagcGCAAGGTGGTCAGGTCTAAA AAAAACCACATCACCACCAATTTCCGAGGTCAGAAGCTTTCAAATATAGATGTGGAGACGAGCATATTCAGCGATATGACGTTTT ATATTGCAAAAGGCACATCTGAATACCCGAAAGCTGATCTCGAAGCACTTGTGCATAAGCACGGTGCAGATTTCACGCAAGCTCAGCTATCCGACTTATCAGCAATCGTCATCTCTCCCGATCAAAAGA GCCCTCTAGTACGAGCCCAGATCCGGCACGGGGTCAACGTCATCAAGCCAGAATGGATATTTGAGAGTATTGCGCGGAGGAAAGCTTTGCCTTTGTTGAAGGA GTTCCTAGTCTACGCGTCGGAAGAAGCTCAAGAAGGACGATACTACAATAAGACACTGGAGCAATATGACAAGATTTCTTTTGTACGTGATCGTACCGGCGAGACACTCTtcgaagaagatggtgatgccgatgtcgaagaagaggctatggatgatgaggacaAAGATGAGATTGACATGGAAGAAGCTCGAGAAGCCAAGGACAGAAGGATGGCCAGAGAAGATCTCAAAGAGAGAGAATCGAATAGATCACTGgaacagaagaagcttCAGGAAGCATGGGGCCTGAGATCAAGAGCGAGTACGGGAGGTTCCGATAGTGAAGCTGAGGAAATTAAATCGTTGAAGGAGGAGAGTGACACAGATTCGGAAAGAATTAGAAGACTCCGG GCCATTTACCAGGACgaagaggacgaagaaAACGACAGTCATGAATCAGATGTTGGTGTAGATGGAGATGGTTACAGACTGGTCCCCCTCAACGAGTTAAATGACAAGGAG GAGGGATTTATGGGAGAGAGTCCAGAGGCAATGCACTATGATGAAGATCGA ATTTTCTATCACCTCGCATTTTACATCGATACTCCCGAGAATGCTGCGGTCAACGGCTTGGAAAGCTCGTCTCCCTCTCTCAACGCCCAAGAAAG ACTCGCCAAGATAGAAAAGTTGTTGGTAGAGAAAGGTGGACGTGCTGTGAAAAGCATCTCCGATCCCAAGCTCACGCACATTATaatggatgatgaagattCAGGAAGATACGTCGAGTTGACGAGGAAGACTGCCCT GCCCAAAAGGAAACACATCGTGACTCCCAAATGGGTGGAGGATTGCGTAGATGAAGAGACATTGCTGGACGAAGATT TATATAAACCGAGGTAA
- a CDS encoding Hypothetical protein (Similar to TIGR gene model, INSD accession AAW46138.1; CNK00920), translated as MQDEQPAQGDTRMNEDAPMHTPTSSQGNITDEANHHPQSSFPLPLPRFATSINAFGLVSSPSSSSSSQRSNDHLGSANGSSLGSIPGIAVAAASDRKVRRPSMLSLAQNASFLSEGSGDGETTPMAGVVDTAGEAEKRGVTDMVEDPSSSKPISQFTGNNGPLQPTPRWPSSSSFQSSLLKRSTSTSTIRMETLKTSTPVQIELVGEEAPRDSDSEMTTDWLKQSSNEKGKAREGSPPNHDTKLHPRPLPSALLQTLISESAPLEHEIQSEARLQRLLISHPAKLPLTPRAPRGSRGRFPDQVGGDDDDDDLGLSAFSAAARRWGTGRPWSNQDSDSDSDDGLPAGEVNAAFAAGMDMDRPGSSSSNANTVGTGWGAMSESGKSTPGQGERRRSDSGSRSGSGSAGAGAGTGTGYPFPNAISTPGAGSQVQPQGQGQGQQPISAIKGSSRLSMSGMVSSPGNGLPTAFGGLGMGTGTPLASPTVERNELVGSPNAPMTSPGLMQYRESLGGSASIRPGKRKAQEDRFDPYKRPRAASPSLLSSPAFPLSPSRPTSIPIPASPSHAPLYPSALSTSHPRSVGGVGAPTHPSSSRPNHPYTRPMASRSRAASPALSVGSGGTSLGRERYLGQHAQNGTNGHGGQGSLGGLGLLSLANKVREEDEKEERGEGMEED; from the exons ATGCAAGACGAACAACCCGCTCAGGGGGACACCAGAATGAACGAAGACGCACCCATGCACACGCCCACGTCTTCGCAAGGCAACATTACCGACGAGGCCAATCATCATCCCCAATCATCTTTCCCATTGCCCCTCCCTCGCTTCGCCACATCTATCAATGCCTTTGGTCTTGTCTCCtccccatcttcttcatcatcgtctCAACGGTCAAATGACCATCTCGGCTCGGCGAACGGATCCAGTTTGGGGAGTATACCGGGGATAGCAGTGGCAGCGGCGAGCGACAGGAAGGTCAGAAGACCAAGTATGTTAAGTTTGGCACAGAATGCGAGTTTTTTGAGTGAAGGATCGGGTGACGGAGAAACAACACCAATGGCAGGAGTTGTAGACACAGCAGGAGAAGCGGAGAAGAGAGGCGTCACGGATATGGTGGAAGATCCTTCAAGTAGCAAGCCGATAAGTCAGTTTACCGGCAACAATGGTCCCCTTCAACCTACACCTCGTTGGCCTTCTAGTAGCTCCTTTCAGAGTAGTCTCCTCAAACGGTCAACATCGACATCTACCATACGGATGGAGACCCTCAAAACCTCTACACCCGTTCAAATTGAATTAGTTGGCGAAGAGGCCCCCCGCGACAGTGACTCTGAAATGACGACCGACTGGCTGAAACAGTCATCGAACGAAAAGGGTAAAGCTCGAGAAGGCTCTCCGCCAAATCATGACACAAAACTTCATCCCCGCCCACTTCCCTCTGCCCTCCTACAAACACTCATATCCGAATCAGCACCCCTTGAACACGAAATCCAATCAGAAGCGCGTCTTCAGCGGTTACTCATTTCCCACCCTGCCAAGCTGCCACTCACCCCACGTGCACCGCGCGGATCTAGGGGTCGGTTTCCGGACCAAGTCGGTGgtgacgatgatgatgatgaccTCGGTCTTTCCGCCTTCTCTGCCGCGGCGAGGCGGTGGGGTACAGGCAGACCATGGTCCAACCAGGATTCAGACTCGGATTCAGATGATGGTTTACCTGCGGGGGAGGTGAATGCAGCTTTCGCAGCAGGGATGGACATGGATCGACCGGGGAGTAGTTCAAGTAATGCGAATACTGTGGGGACCGGTTGGGGAGCAATGAGTGAATCTGGTAAATCGACACCAGGTCAGGGAGAAAGAAGACGGAGTGACAGTGGAAGCAGGAGTGGCAGTGGTAGTGCGGGCGCTGGAGCTGGAACGGGAACAGGGTATCCATTCCCGAATGCGATTTCAACGCCTGGTGCGGGATCTCAAGTACAACCACAGGGCCAAGGACAGGGACAGCAACCCATATCTGCTATTAAAGGTAGCAGCAGATTAAGCATGAGTGGGATGGTATCTTCGCCTGGAAATGGTCTTCCCACCGCGTTTGGCGGGTTGGGGATGGGAACGGGTACGCCACTGGCTAGCCCTACTGTCGAACGAAATGAG CTTGTCGGTTCTCCCAACGCTCCAATGACAAGTCCTGGGTTGATGCAATACCGCGAGTCTTTAGGCGGAAGTGCATCCATACGACCTGGTAAACGTAAAG CTCAAGAAGACAGGTTTGACCCGTACAAACGCCCTCGCGCTGCTTCCCCCtcccttctctcttcccccGCTTTTCCGCTATCTCCTTCTAGGCCAACTTCCATTCCTATTCCGGCATCTCCCTCGCACGCTCCGTTGTATCCTTCGGCGTTATCGACCTCCCATCCACGTTCTGTCGGCGGTGTAGGTGCGCCAACACATCCGAGTAGCTCAAGACCGAATCATCCGTATACAAGACCGATGGCTAGTCGGTCCAGAGCCGCCAGTCCGGCTTTGAGTGTTGGGAGTGGAGGTACCAGTttgggaagagagaggtATCTTGGGCAACACGCTCAGAATGGGACTAATGGACATGGAGGACAGGGGTCCTTGGGGGGTTTGGGTTTGTTGAGTTTGGCAAACAAAGtgagagaggaagatgaaaaagaGGAGAGGGGAGAGGGTATGGAAGAAGACTAA
- a CDS encoding Tbc1 domain family protein, putative (Similar to TIGR gene model, INSD accession AAW46137.1), with the protein MTHPIQPPTRPHSANPLSLNPSLSIFPRPSSRPSVPRGASMSSFGHVSKDAEDWEDAWDSSSDKEDGGEPTGVPIPMPRGTGKSRDDGDGIAASWTSTSYSHVAYPNSSPTRPALPQSKTFTEGVAPPAPGTSTMDGALRPYDHGHTGGSRLPPGGAWEIVEPEEIIEEEQELVKTGKEAVRVDVENILRDPLELLHSLSLDSPAISRASSRSSSFPFFASNEPTSSAPASPSYTPTTRTMATTTKSRKDGVGRQRSVRTERRREKFAKLLRGDEGGVDVGELRRLAWSGVPMEVRPIVWQLLLNYLPLPIQPRLTTLNRKRKEYTQLVDRYFGRGLASLDQQIWHQIEIDVPRTRPGVPLWNCEKTQRSLERILYVWAIRHPASGYVQGINDLVTPFFEVFLSAYIDTDPESFDISYLPESILSAIESDSFWCLTALLNGIQDNYISQQPGIQRLVKRMSELIKRIDAPLATHFEEQGVQFMQFAFRWMNCLLMREISVKCTIRMWDTYLAEGTDAFSQFHLYVCSALLVKYSDRLREMDFQEIIIFLQRLPTQNWGDHDIELLLSEAYVLKTVWQGAENHFKDLPPGGGGFGMLGR; encoded by the exons ATGACACATCCCATCCAGCCACCCACACGCCCACACTCCGCCAATCCGCTCTCCCTCAATCCATCCCTCTCGATATTCCCGCGCCCGTCCTCTCGCCCATCCGTTCCTCGAGGCGCCTCCATGTCTTCTTTCGGCCACGTCTCGAAGGATGCAGAGGACTGGGAGGATGCATGGGACAGCAGTTCAGACAAGGAGGATGGTGGAGAGCCAACTGGCGTGCCGATACCCATGCCCAGGGGTACCGGGAAAAGTAGAGACGATGGAGATGGGATAGCAGCAAGCTGGACCTCCACTTCGTACAGCCACGTCGCATATCCGAATTCTTCGCCTACAAGACCAGCCTTACCACAGTCGAAAACATTTACAGAAGGCGTGGCACCTCCTGCCCCGGGGACATCGACCATGGACGGTGCTCTTCGCCCTTATGATCATGGTCATACGGGAGGTTCGAGGCTTCCGCCTGGAGGGGCGTGGGAGATTGTCGAACCGGAGGAAATCatagaagaagagcaggagCTGGTCAAGACAGGCAAAGAAGCAGTCAGGGTCGATGTGGAGAACATCCTTCGTGATCCTCTTGAGCTGCTGCATTCCTTATCGCTCGACTCACCCGCCATCTCCCGAGCTTCAAGCCGCTCATCCTCTTTCCCATTCTTCGCCTCAAACGAACCGACATCATCAGCACCAGCTTCCCCATCCTATACACCTACCACTCGCACCATGGCCACCACTACAAAGAGCCGAAAAGACGGGGTGGGCAGACAGCGTAGTGTGCGGAcagagagaagaagagaaaagtTCGCCAAGCTGTTGAGAGGAGACGAAGGCGGGGTGGATGTGGGTGAATTGAGGAGGTTAGCTTGGAGCGGAGTGCCGATGGAGGTCAGGCCTATTGTTTGGCAACTGCTTCTA AATTACCTACCCTTACCAATCCAGCCACGTTTGACAACATTGAATCGCAAGAGAAAAGAGTATACTCAACTGGTGGATCGGTACTTTGGACGTGGGCTCGCTTCTCTTGACCAACAA ATATGGCACCAAATTGAAATTGATGTTCCAAGAACTAGACCCGGAGTACCACTGTGGAACTGTGAAAAGACTCAGCGAAGCCTCGAGAGAATACTGTATGTCTGGGCTATTAGACATCCTGCATCAGGCTACGTGCAGGGTATAAATGATCTAGTCACTCCCTTCTTTGAAGTTTTCCTTAGCGCGTATATCG ATACTGATCCCGAATCATTCGACATCTCTTATCTTCCTGAATCAATCCTCTCTGCTATCGAATCCGACTCTTTCTGGTGCCTCACCGCCCTCCTGAACGGTATCCAAGATAATTACATCTCCCAACAACCCGGTATCCAACGTCTTGTCAAGCGGATGTCTGAACTGATTAAGCGTATTGACGCGCCATTGGCCACGCATTTTGAGGAGCAAGGAGTCCAGTTTATGCAGTTTGCGTTCAGATGGATGAATTGCTTGTTGATGAGGGAGATAAGTGTAAAATGTACGATAAGGATGTGGGATACATATCTG GCTGAAGGTACAGACGCATTTTCGCAATTCCACCTTTACGTCTGTTCGGCACTTCTCGTGAAATACTCTGACCGCCTTCGTGAGATGGATTTCCAA GaaatcatcatcttccttcaGCGCCTTCCTACCCAGAACTGGGGCGACCACGATATCGAGCTGTTACTGTCAGAGGCATACGTGTTGAAGACGGTATGGCAAGGAGCGGAGAACCATTTTAAGGATTTACCGcctggaggaggaggctTTGGGATGTTGGGTAGATGA